GCAAGCAATGAAACGTGGTGTTCAAGATTATCTGGTGAAGCAATATCTACAACCAGATACGCTGCAATTAACCGTCCGCAATGCGATTCAGCAGTCACTCCTACAAAAGCAGTTCAGCAAGATACAACATCAACAACAATTAGCTGCGGCGATCGCACTGCGTATTCGTCAGTCACTTCACCGAGAACAAATTTTACAGACAGCTGTCAGCGAAGTACAGCAGTTATTATTGTGCGATCGCGTTGTAGTTTATCAGGTTGATGAAAAAGTCAGCGAACTCTATTTGACAAAACTGTGTGAGACAGGCTTGACTAGTTACACTGATCCGATTGCCAAATTTACATCTTTCCTAAGAAAAAATTACCAATCCAGTATTGAAGAAATTGGAGGAGCAACTACATTTAGGAAAGCGAAAGCGTCAATCATCTTGTCGGAAAATCGAAAAAAGAATCAACAAGCATATCTGGTAGTTCCTCTGGTGTTAAATAATCAAGGAGAATCTACTAAAGTTTGGGGTTTGTTGGTTGCGTGTCTAGGTTCAAATCAGCGCCAGTGGCAGACAGATGAAATCGAGATCTTTAATCAATTAGCTAGACAGTTGGAGATCGCTATCCAACAAGCTGAACAATTTCGGCAAGCTTTGGAAGTTTCCGAAACCCAAAAGCAGCTTAACGCCTTTAAATCTCAATTTGTTTCTACAGTTTCTCATGAATATCGCACCCCCTTAGCATCGATCTTGGCAGCCGCATCAACACTCAAACAACATGGCGACACTTTAGATGAAGCTAAAAATCAACAATTTTTGCAACTAATTGAAGACAAAGCCAGACAAATGAGCCAACTGGTTGATGATCTGTTGATAATTGAGAAATTTGAATTCGGCAAAGCCAAGTTCACACCACTGCCATTTGAATTGCTGCAATTTTTTGCTGACATTATTGAAGAACAGCGACAGACTTTGAGCGATCGCCATAGGTTAATCTTTAAGATTACAGGAAATACCAAGGGCTTTTGGGGTGATCACAAGCTTTTGCGGCAAATTTTGGTCAATTTACTATCGAACGCCATTAAATACTCTCCAGATCAAGGCAATATAGAAGTTCACCTGATGGGAAACGATTCGCATATCATTTTTGAGGTTAAAGATGAGGGAATTGGCATACCCATCGCCGAGCAAGAACATTTGTTTCAAACTTTTAGTCGCGGCAGCAACGTTGGTACAATTCCCGGAACAGGTTTAGGATTAGCGATCGTCAAAGCCTGTGTCGAGTTACACGGTGGTGAAATTAGTTTAGAAAGTCAAGAAGATCAAGGAACAAAGGTAACTGTTTACTTACAGAAAAAATTAGCTTCAGAGTAGAACATAAAGCAAATCTTAAATTAAGTCATTAGGCCTATGAACTGCTTACATCTTAGATATCGGTATTGATGAAAATTTTTGTCAAGTGTCAAAAGATTAGTTATTGGTTTTCTCTGCGTTTCCCTGTTTTGTCCTTCTTGTCTACGTCAGGTGACGGTAGATGCTACAAGTCCGGAAAGGAGTCCAATGCATTGGTTCTCCCTATTTTCCTTGTCCCCGCGTTTTTCTAAGACCAGGCTCTTTTGTAAAGAAAAATTTAGAAAATTAAAACGAACATAAACAACAGTTACACTTTGACTAGTCTTTAGATTTTTTTAATATTTCATCGGATACACTCCTAATCTAAATTTTCGCGGGTATAAATACCCGCGAAATTCTATATCTTGTTCGCTTTGGTTACATTATCACAATCAATATATGTCTATTATTCCGGGTACATTTGTCAAACTCCCCAACGGCAGTGACGGTATTGTGATTCCTTCTTCCTGGTGGCAACCTGGTCGTGTATTGGTGAAGATGCGACGTGGTAAGAGACGATGGTTTAAGGTTGACGAATGTACTCTTATCCGCTCCAAAATTTAATTGTTTCATCTAGGGACAAACAAATTTTCACATCTAATAAATGGGGTTGAAGCAAGAACCCGTGAGACAACTGCGGGTTAAAACTCTTAATCAAAACCAACTTATGAGGTTGCCGTGAAAAAAGTACTTGCAATTATTCTTGGTGGCGGAGCTGGTACTCGACTCTATCCATTAACCAAGTTGCGTGCAAAGCCAGCTGTTCCCCTCGCAGGAAAATATCGACTGATTGATATCCCTGTTAGTAATTGTATTAATTCCCAAATTTATAAAATTTATGTGCTAACGCAATTTAATTCTGCATCCCTTAATCGTCATGTTTCACGGACTTATAATTTCTCTGGTTTTAATGAAGGATTTGTGGAAGTTTTAGCAGCACAGCAAACACCAAAAAGTTCTAATTGGTTCCAAGGCACAGCAGATGCAGTTCGTCAATATCTCTGGTTATTCAAAGAGTGGGAGATCAGTGAGTACTTGATTCTCTCTGGAGATCATCTGTATCGCATGGATTACAGCGAATTTATCCAGCGTCACCGGGAAACCAACGCAGATATCACACTTGGCGTTGTTCCTATGGATGAAAAGGGTGCATCTGCCTTTGGCTTAATGAAGATGGATTGGTCTGGTAAGATTCTCAACTTCAGTGAAAAGCCTAAAGGTGATGCATTACAGCAAATGCAGGTTGACACTACTGTGTTGGGTTTAACAGGTGAAGACGCAAAACAAAAGCCTTATATAGCTTCAATGGGGATTTACGTATTTAAGCCACAGGTGTTAGTAGATTTATTGGAGAAGTCCCCCGAACAAACTGATTTTGGTAAACAAATTATTCCAGCAGCAGCAACCACTCATAATATTCAGGCTTACTTATTTGATGGTTACTGGGAAGATATT
Above is a genomic segment from Fischerella sp. JS2 containing:
- a CDS encoding sensor histidine kinase, which produces MLDFCLPDMTGLEFLDELQQQKLEMPLPVIMLTGQGDERVAVQAMKRGVQDYLVKQYLQPDTLQLTVRNAIQQSLLQKQFSKIQHQQQLAAAIALRIRQSLHREQILQTAVSEVQQLLLCDRVVVYQVDEKVSELYLTKLCETGLTSYTDPIAKFTSFLRKNYQSSIEEIGGATTFRKAKASIILSENRKKNQQAYLVVPLVLNNQGESTKVWGLLVACLGSNQRQWQTDEIEIFNQLARQLEIAIQQAEQFRQALEVSETQKQLNAFKSQFVSTVSHEYRTPLASILAAASTLKQHGDTLDEAKNQQFLQLIEDKARQMSQLVDDLLIIEKFEFGKAKFTPLPFELLQFFADIIEEQRQTLSDRHRLIFKITGNTKGFWGDHKLLRQILVNLLSNAIKYSPDQGNIEVHLMGNDSHIIFEVKDEGIGIPIAEQEHLFQTFSRGSNVGTIPGTGLGLAIVKACVELHGGEISLESQEDQGTKVTVYLQKKLASE
- a CDS encoding glucose-1-phosphate adenylyltransferase; the protein is MKKVLAIILGGGAGTRLYPLTKLRAKPAVPLAGKYRLIDIPVSNCINSQIYKIYVLTQFNSASLNRHVSRTYNFSGFNEGFVEVLAAQQTPKSSNWFQGTADAVRQYLWLFKEWEISEYLILSGDHLYRMDYSEFIQRHRETNADITLGVVPMDEKGASAFGLMKMDWSGKILNFSEKPKGDALQQMQVDTTVLGLTGEDAKQKPYIASMGIYVFKPQVLVDLLEKSPEQTDFGKQIIPAAATTHNIQAYLFDGYWEDIGTIEAFYNANLALTQHPQPPFSFYDEEAPIYTRGRSLPPSKLLNCQVTDSLIGEGCILKDCQIQHSVLGIRTRIEAGCTIQDTLIMGADYYQPYVERQSNLNLGSIPIGIGSNTTIRGAIIDKNARIGQNVKLINKEQISEANREDQGFYINTGIIVVLKNAIIPDGTII